A genome region from Gemmatimonadota bacterium includes the following:
- a CDS encoding chorismate mutase produces the protein MNLPGAPGQEGAGGAAPAQPEATRLEELRQQIAALDEQLIRILGQRLALAAEIGEVKRRLGLPVLDPAREAEVVRRAAAAARDQGVDPELVRDVLWRLIAQSRGIQDHDPPLTRSS, from the coding sequence GTGAATCTGCCTGGTGCGCCAGGTCAGGAAGGCGCTGGCGGCGCCGCGCCCGCCCAACCCGAGGCCACGCGCCTGGAAGAATTGAGGCAGCAGATCGCGGCGCTGGACGAGCAACTGATTCGTATTCTCGGCCAGAGGCTGGCACTGGCCGCGGAGATCGGAGAAGTCAAGCGCCGCCTCGGACTGCCCGTGCTGGACCCGGCGCGCGAAGCGGAAGTCGTGCGGCGCGCCGCAGCCGCCGCGCGGGACCAGGGCGTGGACCCCGAGCTCGTGCGCGACGTGCTCTGGCGGCTGATCGCCCAATCGCGCGGGATCCAGGATCACGACCCGCCGCTCACCCGCTCGAGCTAG
- the rpmA gene encoding 50S ribosomal protein L27, which translates to MAHKKGVGSSRNGRDSNAQRLGVKRFGGQRVLAGNILVRQRGTKFHPGRNVGRGRDDTLFALIDGVVKFERRGRERQWISVDPIA; encoded by the coding sequence ATGGCGCACAAGAAGGGCGTAGGCTCGAGCCGGAACGGCCGGGACTCGAATGCGCAGCGGTTGGGTGTGAAGCGCTTTGGTGGCCAGCGTGTCCTGGCCGGCAACATCCTGGTGCGGCAGCGCGGGACCAAGTTCCATCCGGGCCGGAATGTAGGCCGGGGCCGGGACGACACGCTGTTTGCCCTGATCGATGGGGTAGTGAAGTTCGAGCGCCGGGGCAGGGAGCGGCAGTGGATTTCGGTCGACCCAATCGCGTGA
- the rplU gene encoding 50S ribosomal protein L21, with translation MYAIIRSGGKQFRAEPGMMIRIPALAADVGATVTFEDVLLASADDGVQVGAPKVGGASVVGEVVAHGLGEKVIVFKWKRRKNYRRKQGHRQKYTDVRIGEIRLG, from the coding sequence ATGTACGCGATCATACGCAGCGGCGGCAAGCAGTTCCGTGCTGAACCAGGCATGATGATCCGGATCCCGGCGCTGGCGGCCGACGTCGGCGCGACGGTGACCTTCGAGGATGTGCTGCTGGCCTCGGCCGACGACGGCGTCCAGGTCGGCGCGCCCAAGGTGGGCGGCGCCTCGGTGGTGGGCGAGGTCGTGGCGCATGGCCTGGGCGAGAAGGTGATCGTATTCAAGTGGAAGCGGCGCAAGAACTACCGCCGCAAGCAGGGGCATCGGCAGAAGTACACCGATGTCCGGATCGGCGAGATCCGGCTCGGCTGA